One segment of Neobacillus endophyticus DNA contains the following:
- a CDS encoding YhgE/Pip domain-containing protein, with protein MNKVLQIYRDDFLSIVKNWAAAAIILALMILPSLYAWFNIEASWDPYGNTGGIPIAVVNNDAGAVLKGRKINIGLEVVKALKTNHSLGWRFVSSAKANTGVKQGSYFASITIPKDFSAKIATILQDDPEKPELIYTVNEKTNAITPKITAKGATSLQDEISKNFVKTATGVIFSIFNQLGIELQKNLPNIEKLKTMIFWLNDHLAEAETIINTADYDAAQAQKIVENLQMYVTEVQGIINQVRGLAGQINQFFEQNQQTFANLVPAIKQNLLYMQQNAASIEQLTSLLPNLEAKKNTIDDSINRLETLIKIENLLISLFENLNGLGNNAFFHSQLTALISQKQSAESLLKLLTLIQSQTAPSQALLDQANQTAKNVSTGITQMLDDYDGAIASKIKQLSNTAKNIPTKATEFFLKADQTLPQVKKILLDASNGIAIGRRDIALIKQDFPGVKQKISYLANQIRQFEKTANINEIIDLLRNDVEKESDYFAEPVLLKEKRLYPIPNYGSAMSPFFTTLSLWVGAMLLISLIPAEMNGMPEIFRPHHLYLGRFLTFLSVALCQSIIVTLGDIYLLKAYVAAKLWFVLFGLLISTLFMLITYTLVSIFGNVGKGLAIVILVLQISGAGGTFPIQVMPAFFQRLNPLLPFTYGISLMREAVGGIQWDVAIRDLFVFLFISIITLLFGLLLQEPIDKWGGKLKRKARESRLIH; from the coding sequence ATGAATAAGGTTCTTCAAATCTATCGCGACGATTTTTTAAGCATTGTAAAAAATTGGGCAGCTGCAGCCATTATCCTTGCCTTGATGATTCTCCCGTCATTATATGCCTGGTTTAATATTGAAGCCTCATGGGACCCGTACGGCAATACGGGAGGAATTCCCATTGCTGTAGTTAATAATGATGCCGGCGCTGTTCTGAAAGGAAGGAAAATCAATATTGGCCTTGAAGTAGTGAAAGCACTCAAAACCAATCATTCGCTGGGGTGGAGATTTGTTAGTTCCGCCAAGGCCAATACAGGGGTGAAACAAGGCAGCTATTTTGCCAGCATCACCATTCCAAAGGATTTCTCGGCAAAAATTGCTACCATCCTTCAGGATGATCCCGAAAAACCAGAGCTGATTTATACGGTAAATGAAAAAACAAATGCCATTACTCCCAAAATAACAGCAAAAGGGGCTACAAGCCTTCAGGACGAGATTAGTAAAAACTTCGTAAAAACGGCAACCGGAGTGATCTTTTCTATTTTCAACCAGCTCGGAATTGAACTGCAGAAAAATTTACCTAATATCGAAAAATTAAAAACAATGATTTTTTGGCTAAATGATCATTTGGCAGAAGCTGAAACCATTATAAATACCGCAGACTATGATGCGGCACAAGCGCAAAAAATTGTAGAAAACCTGCAAATGTATGTAACAGAAGTTCAAGGCATTATAAACCAGGTCCGCGGCTTAGCTGGACAAATAAACCAATTTTTTGAACAAAACCAACAGACATTTGCAAACCTTGTTCCTGCTATTAAACAAAACTTACTTTATATGCAGCAAAATGCCGCCTCAATTGAACAATTAACAAGCCTTTTACCTAATCTGGAAGCGAAAAAAAATACCATTGATGATAGCATAAACAGATTAGAAACATTAATTAAGATTGAAAATCTATTAATCAGCCTATTTGAAAACTTAAATGGTCTTGGCAACAATGCTTTCTTCCATTCGCAACTGACAGCATTAATTAGCCAAAAGCAATCAGCAGAGAGCTTGTTAAAGCTTTTAACATTGATTCAATCTCAAACCGCACCTTCACAGGCATTACTTGATCAGGCAAATCAAACTGCCAAAAATGTTTCAACCGGCATCACTCAAATGTTAGACGATTATGACGGAGCGATCGCTTCAAAAATTAAACAGTTGAGCAACACGGCCAAAAATATCCCAACAAAAGCCACCGAGTTTTTTTTAAAAGCAGACCAGACACTGCCACAAGTTAAAAAAATCCTTCTGGACGCCTCAAACGGCATTGCAATTGGAAGAAGAGACATTGCCCTGATCAAGCAAGATTTCCCGGGTGTTAAACAAAAGATCAGCTATCTAGCCAATCAAATCCGGCAATTTGAAAAAACAGCCAATATTAATGAAATTATTGATTTATTGCGCAATGATGTAGAAAAGGAAAGTGATTATTTTGCTGAGCCAGTTCTGCTTAAGGAAAAACGTCTTTACCCCATTCCTAATTATGGCTCTGCGATGTCTCCATTTTTTACAACCCTATCCCTTTGGGTCGGGGCCATGCTGTTAATATCGCTAATTCCTGCTGAAATGAATGGTATGCCAGAAATATTTCGTCCCCATCACCTATACTTGGGCCGATTTTTAACGTTTTTATCAGTCGCTTTATGCCAATCCATTATCGTCACGTTAGGGGATATTTATCTCTTGAAAGCTTATGTGGCAGCAAAACTCTGGTTTGTTCTGTTCGGGCTACTGATCAGCACCTTGTTTATGCTCATTACCTATACATTGGTTTCTATTTTCGGAAATGTCGGTAAAGGCTTGGCCATCGTTATTCTTGTTTTACAAATTTCTGGTGCGGGAGGAACATTTCCGATCCAGGTAATGCCCGCTTTCTTTCAAAGGCTCAACCCGCTCCTGCCGTTTACCTATGGAATCAGTCTCATGCGCGAAGCTGTCGGAGGAATTCAGTGGGATGTCGCAATAAGAGATCTTTTTGTCTTTTTGTTTATCTCAATCATTACGCTGCTATTTGGATTGCTCTTACAAGAACCAATTGACAAATGGGGAGGAAAGCTGAAAAGAAAAGCAAGAGAAAGCAGGCTTATTCATTAA
- a CDS encoding cupin domain-containing protein: MEKTSVKDYLEYNEEKFTKRIIYKKGDTTAFVLNFLPGQTLPAHRHPNSEVYLYVLTGSGTIITDGAETAVAESDLIHVSSEEEMSFKNSGGEPVSLYVVLSKISNETNTKNS, translated from the coding sequence ATGGAGAAAACTTCAGTTAAAGATTATTTGGAATATAATGAGGAAAAGTTCACGAAACGAATCATTTATAAAAAAGGTGATACAACGGCATTTGTATTAAATTTTCTTCCGGGTCAAACACTTCCTGCTCATAGGCATCCGAACTCAGAAGTGTATTTATATGTACTGACCGGAAGCGGGACGATTATCACTGATGGAGCGGAGACAGCAGTAGCAGAATCAGATCTTATCCATGTCAGCAGTGAAGAAGAAATGTCCTTTAAAAACTCCGGAGGTGAGCCTGTAAGCCTTTATGTTGTGCTTAGCAAAATATCAAATGAAACAAATACGAAAAATAGTTAA
- a CDS encoding sugar-binding transcriptional regulator has protein sequence MDQEKLGKVIEAAKLYYLLDYNQHEIAKLLGVSRPTVSRLLQQAKSDGIVQITIKDPTENVENLAKQLEQKFNLKKAVVASIPQYENHIIKNYLGEKAAIYLDEIVKDDDIIGVTWGTTLYHVAVELKQKFVKNAKVVQLKGGVSHAETNTYASEILYLFGKAYNTTPHHLPLPAIVDHVVVKQAMEADRHIRKILELGKEANIAMFTVGTVKTESLLFQMGYFTESDMKSLKGNAVGDICSRFFDKDGEICNESLNERTLGINLNDLRNKETSILVAGGPNKIEGIYGAIKGGYANVLVTDQFTAQFLLDKI, from the coding sequence GTGGATCAGGAAAAATTAGGTAAAGTGATTGAAGCAGCAAAACTTTATTATTTGCTGGATTATAACCAGCATGAGATTGCCAAGCTATTAGGAGTATCCAGGCCTACTGTTTCACGTTTGCTGCAGCAGGCAAAAAGTGATGGCATTGTACAGATTACCATTAAAGATCCGACAGAAAATGTTGAAAACCTGGCAAAACAGCTGGAACAAAAGTTCAATTTGAAAAAGGCGGTTGTTGCCTCAATTCCTCAATATGAAAATCATATTATTAAAAATTATCTTGGTGAAAAAGCTGCCATTTATCTTGATGAGATTGTAAAGGATGATGACATTATAGGGGTGACGTGGGGAACGACCCTTTATCATGTTGCTGTCGAGCTGAAACAGAAATTTGTAAAGAACGCTAAGGTGGTGCAATTAAAAGGAGGGGTTAGCCATGCAGAAACAAATACATATGCATCCGAAATTTTGTATCTGTTCGGTAAAGCTTACAACACAACTCCACATCATTTACCGCTCCCTGCCATTGTGGACCATGTCGTGGTGAAGCAGGCGATGGAGGCTGACCGGCATATACGCAAAATTTTAGAACTCGGTAAAGAAGCGAATATTGCCATGTTTACTGTTGGAACGGTAAAAACAGAATCTCTCTTATTCCAGATGGGCTATTTTACGGAAAGTGACATGAAATCCCTTAAAGGCAATGCTGTTGGGGACATTTGTTCAAGATTTTTTGATAAAGACGGGGAGATTTGTAATGAGAGTTTAAATGAGAGGACGCTTGGCATTAATTTGAACGATCTTAGAAATAAGGAAACCTCTATTCTCGTTGCAGGAGGGCCGAATAAAATTGAGGGAATATATGGTGCTATTAAGGGCGGCTACGCCAATGTGTTAGTTACCGACCAATTTACGGCTCAATTTTTATTGGACAAAATATGA
- the deoC gene encoding deoxyribose-phosphate aldolase produces MTQQIAGMIDHTLLKANATKAEIEKLAEEAKEYSFASVCVNPTWVSRAAELLADTPNVKVCTVIGFPLGASTPETKAFETKNAIENGATEIDMVINIGALKDQNDELVERDIRAVVDAAKGKALVKVIIETCLLSDEEKVRVCELSVKAGADFVKTSTGFSTGGATVEDIRLMRKTVGPELGVKASGGVRSREDALAMIEAGATRIGASSGISIVKGEIGTSNY; encoded by the coding sequence ATGACGCAACAAATTGCCGGAATGATTGATCATACATTATTAAAAGCGAATGCAACAAAAGCTGAAATTGAAAAATTGGCGGAAGAAGCAAAGGAATACTCGTTTGCCTCCGTATGTGTGAATCCAACATGGGTTAGTAGGGCTGCTGAATTACTGGCTGATACTCCAAATGTTAAGGTGTGTACAGTAATCGGATTCCCTCTTGGAGCTTCCACACCGGAAACAAAAGCATTTGAAACGAAAAATGCAATTGAAAACGGTGCAACTGAAATTGATATGGTCATTAATATTGGCGCCTTAAAGGACCAAAATGATGAGTTAGTTGAAAGAGACATCCGTGCAGTCGTAGATGCGGCAAAAGGAAAAGCACTGGTAAAAGTGATTATTGAAACGTGCTTATTATCGGATGAAGAAAAGGTAAGAGTATGTGAATTATCCGTAAAAGCCGGGGCAGATTTTGTTAAAACTTCTACAGGATTTTCAACTGGTGGAGCAACAGTCGAGGATATCCGATTAATGCGAAAAACTGTCGGTCCTGAGCTTGGGGTAAAAGCATCAGGCGGAGTTCGCAGCCGTGAAGATGCATTAGCCATGATCGAAGCAGGAGCAACAAGAATTGGCGCCAGCTCAGGAATTTCAATTGTAAAGGGAGAAATAGGCACCAGCAATTATTAA
- a CDS encoding XapX domain-containing protein, producing the protein MKEVFMALIAGLIVGMLFKFLKLPLPAPPVFSAVVGVFGVYFGGVVLDWIMKFIHQ; encoded by the coding sequence ATGAAAGAAGTCTTTATGGCATTAATTGCCGGTTTAATTGTCGGGATGCTATTTAAATTTTTAAAACTTCCATTACCCGCACCGCCAGTTTTCTCAGCAGTTGTTGGCGTGTTCGGAGTATACTTTGGCGGAGTGGTCCTGGATTGGATCATGAAATTCATTCATCAATAA
- a CDS encoding response regulator transcription factor gives MEVKKYKNLVIQIIRNQLEIWFDLKDQDVITKIDVFCFLELIHGNSGILELEDLHKLSGSLLEQLNKMDQKLFNTDVLRSFLDGFIHLTMDHEHRLDEFDLQSLNGMGKKIIYVSIIDDDRIIRSMLLQILKTMDFEEFQLDMEAFADGLQFFESQRLNREGKHFLILDGVMPIMDGIEILQKVKQESNATVFMLSGRKSEADIERALKLGADDYVTKPFGIKELQARIKRLITRMK, from the coding sequence TTGGAAGTAAAGAAATATAAAAACCTGGTAATTCAAATTATTAGAAATCAACTGGAGATTTGGTTTGATTTAAAGGATCAAGATGTTATTACCAAAATTGATGTCTTTTGTTTTCTTGAATTAATCCATGGAAACTCAGGAATATTGGAGCTTGAAGATTTGCACAAGCTTTCGGGAAGCTTGTTAGAGCAACTGAACAAAATGGACCAGAAGCTGTTTAATACTGACGTTTTAAGAAGTTTTCTTGATGGATTCATTCATCTGACAATGGATCATGAACATAGGTTGGATGAATTTGATCTTCAGTCACTAAATGGGATGGGAAAGAAAATAATATATGTTTCCATTATTGATGATGATCGGATCATCCGTTCCATGCTGCTGCAAATTTTAAAAACAATGGATTTTGAGGAGTTTCAATTGGATATGGAGGCATTTGCTGATGGCCTTCAGTTTTTTGAATCACAACGTTTGAATAGAGAAGGCAAGCACTTCTTAATTCTAGATGGCGTTATGCCAATTATGGACGGAATTGAAATTTTGCAGAAAGTAAAACAAGAGAGTAATGCTACTGTCTTTATGTTATCGGGCAGAAAGAGCGAGGCTGATATTGAAAGAGCATTAAAACTTGGTGCAGATGATTATGTCACAAAACCGTTTGGCATAAAAGAACTGCAGGCGAGGATCAAGCGATTGATCACCAGGATGAAATAA
- a CDS encoding HEAT repeat domain-containing protein, with protein MLKKQLFLLAFLIISFVVLLIIILGYLMVRKAIASMKRKQIQHYKEEYHPLLMKMITEPASPRDLVLDSLTKQKAVEELLSKYTQVLEGEDERRHLSEIAQSALGQYYQKRLHDKRWSIRMNTLYHIEDFKMIQLEEDVYNRTKTDLSREEHFHALRILALFQFEKIFELLTERYGYLTEIELRNILFRLETQHFEQFVQNYHESNPTLQKAVLDVISIKRETDYLPFLEQIFPLSSGEIRLRVLKALANIGYVEDIDTYMELLYSPKWEERMLAAKLIGTLREEKALPRLVELLQDSSWWVRSQAGESISHFVKGKQILMEVLQTSTDSFARDMAWEWLHKGG; from the coding sequence ATGCTGAAGAAACAACTATTTTTACTTGCTTTTCTCATTATTTCTTTTGTAGTTTTATTAATCATAATCTTAGGTTATTTAATGGTACGAAAAGCCATTGCTTCTATGAAAAGAAAACAGATTCAGCATTATAAAGAGGAATATCATCCACTTCTCATGAAAATGATTACCGAGCCCGCATCGCCAAGAGATTTAGTTTTGGACAGTTTAACTAAACAAAAGGCTGTGGAAGAATTATTGAGTAAATATACACAAGTATTGGAGGGAGAGGATGAGAGAAGACACTTATCTGAAATAGCTCAATCAGCTTTAGGACAATATTATCAGAAACGGCTGCATGATAAACGGTGGAGTATTCGTATGAATACGCTTTATCATATTGAGGACTTTAAGATGATTCAGCTTGAAGAAGATGTATATAATAGGACGAAAACCGATCTGTCACGCGAAGAACATTTTCATGCACTTAGGATCCTTGCATTGTTTCAATTTGAGAAAATATTTGAACTGCTGACAGAGAGGTACGGTTATTTGACTGAAATCGAGCTTCGCAATATTTTGTTCCGCCTGGAAACTCAGCATTTTGAACAATTTGTTCAAAATTATCATGAAAGTAATCCTACTTTGCAAAAGGCGGTATTAGACGTGATTTCGATTAAAAGAGAAACGGATTATCTGCCGTTCTTGGAGCAGATCTTTCCACTCTCTTCAGGAGAAATACGTCTTAGAGTTTTAAAGGCATTGGCGAATATTGGATATGTTGAAGATATTGACACATATATGGAACTTCTTTATTCACCAAAATGGGAAGAAAGAATGCTTGCAGCCAAATTAATCGGAACACTGCGAGAAGAAAAAGCACTCCCTCGTTTAGTGGAACTCTTGCAGGACTCCTCCTGGTGGGTCCGTTCTCAAGCCGGAGAGTCCATCAGCCATTTTGTTAAAGGAAAGCAAATCCTAATGGAGGTTTTACAAACTTCAACAGATTCATTTGCAAGGGACATGGCATGGGAGTGGCTCCATAAAGGGGGATGA
- a CDS encoding glycosyltransferase family 2 protein, translating into MHSILWGMVTGFAWFIAIYMIIVILFYSVIMIISLLQLRREYHLERDQVYEDYMEDIYTKPVSILVPAYNEEAGIIQSVRSLLSINYPLFEVIVVNDGSTDHTCEKMIEHYQMKEISKVVRKQVESKPIKKIYQSSILTNLFLIDKENGGKADALNVGLNFSHYPYFCSLDGDSVLEQDAFLKVMKPIIDSNEEVIASGGSVRIANGCQIKNGFIYKIGLPNKPLVMMQIIEYLRAFLMGRIGLSRYNILLIISGAFGVFSKHWVIKAGGYRTNTVGEDMELVVRIHKMLKESRLKKKIVYVPDPVCWTEVPESMKYLRRQRRRWHQGLLESLWAHREITFNPKYGSIGLLAFPYFWIVEFSGPIIELIGYVMMMICFLLRGSYIEFAILLFLLTCLYGSIFSMTAVLLEEWSLTKYPKVTDILKLFVFSLTETLWYRPLTVFWRCEGVWNMIRGKRSWGEMKRKGVSE; encoded by the coding sequence ATGCATTCTATACTATGGGGAATGGTAACAGGATTTGCTTGGTTTATCGCTATATACATGATTATTGTCATCCTTTTTTATTCCGTTATTATGATTATTTCATTATTACAGCTGCGGAGAGAATATCATTTGGAACGGGATCAGGTATATGAAGACTATATGGAGGATATTTATACCAAGCCGGTTTCGATTCTTGTCCCTGCCTATAATGAGGAAGCAGGGATCATTCAAAGTGTGAGATCTTTGCTAAGTATAAACTACCCCTTATTTGAGGTTATTGTGGTGAATGATGGCTCCACAGATCATACATGCGAAAAAATGATTGAGCATTATCAGATGAAAGAAATTTCAAAAGTTGTAAGAAAGCAAGTAGAGTCTAAGCCAATTAAAAAAATTTACCAATCATCCATTCTTACGAACCTTTTTCTAATTGATAAAGAAAATGGCGGTAAAGCTGATGCTTTGAATGTAGGGCTTAACTTTTCACATTATCCCTATTTCTGCTCGCTTGATGGTGATTCAGTATTGGAACAGGATGCTTTTCTAAAGGTGATGAAACCAATCATTGATTCAAATGAAGAAGTGATTGCATCGGGCGGAAGCGTCCGTATTGCTAATGGATGCCAAATTAAAAATGGATTTATATACAAGATTGGTTTACCCAATAAACCTTTAGTAATGATGCAAATCATCGAATATTTACGGGCATTTTTAATGGGACGGATCGGCTTGAGCCGGTATAACATCTTACTGATTATTTCCGGCGCTTTCGGTGTTTTTTCAAAGCATTGGGTAATCAAGGCAGGCGGCTATCGAACAAATACGGTAGGCGAAGATATGGAGCTGGTGGTAAGAATCCATAAAATGTTAAAGGAAAGTCGCTTGAAAAAGAAAATAGTATACGTACCTGATCCTGTATGCTGGACTGAAGTCCCAGAATCAATGAAATATTTACGGAGGCAAAGGCGCAGATGGCATCAAGGCCTTTTAGAAAGCTTATGGGCACATCGAGAGATTACCTTTAACCCTAAATATGGCTCAATTGGATTGCTTGCGTTTCCTTACTTTTGGATTGTGGAGTTTTCGGGGCCTATTATTGAATTAATCGGTTATGTGATGATGATGATTTGTTTTTTACTAAGGGGGAGCTATATCGAATTCGCGATTCTCTTATTCCTTCTAACATGTTTGTATGGGTCCATATTTTCAATGACGGCTGTACTTCTAGAGGAATGGAGTTTAACCAAGTATCCAAAGGTCACTGACATTCTCAAGCTTTTTGTATTTTCATTAACGGAAACACTTTGGTACAGGCCGTTAACGGTTTTTTGGCGCTGTGAAGGAGTATGGAACATGATAAGAGGAAAAAGGAGCTGGGGAGAGATGAAGCGAAAGGGTGTATCAGAGTAA
- a CDS encoding inorganic phosphate transporter — MSLVFILTILIIIFALGFDFINGFHDTANAIATSVSTKALKPRHAIILAAVMNFVGALTFTGVAKTVSKDIVDPFTLHNGSIVILAALIAAISWNLITWYYGIPSSSSHAIIGSIAGAAVAAEGFNSLNYSGFIKIIEALILSPILAFVVGYILYSIFKVVFKNFSLAKTNRGFRYIQIATAALQSYSHGTNDAQKSMGIITMALIANKYLPHNAEVPFWVQVSCAIAMGLGTSIGGWKIIKTVGGKIMKIRPVNGVAADLTGAAIIFGATYIHLPVSTTHVISSGILGVGASHRLKGVKWGTAQRMIITWIITLPITALIASILYFVLNLFF, encoded by the coding sequence ATGAGCTTAGTTTTTATCCTTACGATTCTGATTATCATTTTTGCACTTGGCTTTGACTTTATTAATGGGTTTCATGATACGGCAAATGCCATTGCTACATCTGTTTCGACTAAAGCATTAAAACCCCGTCATGCCATCATCCTTGCAGCTGTTATGAACTTTGTTGGCGCCCTAACATTTACTGGTGTTGCTAAGACGGTTTCCAAGGATATTGTAGATCCCTTTACATTACATAATGGGTCGATTGTTATTCTGGCAGCTCTGATTGCCGCTATTTCGTGGAACTTAATTACTTGGTACTATGGAATCCCAAGCAGTTCCTCTCATGCAATTATTGGATCGATTGCCGGTGCTGCCGTTGCTGCAGAAGGTTTTAATTCACTTAACTACAGCGGTTTTATTAAAATTATTGAGGCACTTATTCTTTCGCCAATTTTAGCGTTTGTAGTTGGATATATTTTGTATAGCATTTTTAAAGTAGTATTTAAAAATTTCAGTTTGGCAAAAACCAATCGCGGTTTTCGCTATATTCAAATTGCCACAGCAGCATTGCAGTCCTATTCCCATGGGACAAATGATGCCCAAAAGTCAATGGGGATTATTACAATGGCGCTGATCGCCAATAAATATTTGCCTCATAATGCTGAAGTTCCATTTTGGGTACAAGTATCTTGTGCCATTGCCATGGGGCTCGGAACTTCCATCGGAGGATGGAAAATTATCAAGACTGTTGGCGGAAAAATTATGAAAATCCGCCCGGTTAATGGCGTGGCTGCAGACTTAACTGGAGCAGCTATTATTTTCGGAGCTACTTATATCCACTTGCCAGTCAGTACAACACACGTTATTTCTTCGGGAATTCTTGGTGTTGGGGCTTCTCACCGTTTAAAAGGTGTAAAGTGGGGAACAGCCCAGCGAATGATTATTACTTGGATCATAACGCTTCCAATCACTGCATTAATTGCAAGTATTCTTTATTTTGTTTTAAATCTCTTTTTTTAA
- a CDS encoding DUF47 domain-containing protein, giving the protein MAFKKNDKFSTLLSNISVNLKESANFFTDYKLKDISDLKIFSEKMKEFESKGDSYVHEVIKELNDAFITPIEREDILHLAMSMDDVLDGLEGTAAMFEMYSITQADDFMKQFVAAIQSSVHEIDKAVALLSNKKLPQIREHAIKIKDYESKCDNILRHSIKNLFNVEKDPIRIIQYKEIYENLENVADSCQNVANTLETIIMKNA; this is encoded by the coding sequence ATGGCATTCAAGAAGAACGATAAATTTTCGACATTATTATCTAATATTTCCGTTAACCTTAAAGAAAGCGCTAATTTCTTTACCGATTATAAACTGAAAGATATCAGCGATTTGAAAATTTTCTCAGAAAAAATGAAGGAATTTGAATCAAAGGGCGATTCTTATGTCCATGAAGTGATAAAAGAATTAAATGATGCTTTTATTACACCAATTGAACGTGAAGATATCCTTCATTTAGCTATGAGCATGGACGATGTTCTCGATGGATTGGAAGGCACTGCTGCTATGTTCGAAATGTATTCCATTACACAAGCCGATGATTTCATGAAGCAATTCGTGGCAGCCATTCAAAGCAGTGTTCATGAAATTGATAAGGCAGTTGCACTTTTATCGAATAAAAAGCTTCCACAAATTAGAGAGCACGCCATCAAAATCAAGGACTATGAATCAAAATGCGACAATATTCTGCGTCATTCCATTAAAAATCTGTTTAATGTGGAAAAAGACCCAATCCGTATTATTCAATATAAAGAAATTTACGAAAACCTTGAAAATGTGGCGGACAGCTGTCAAAACGTGGCAAATACGCTTGAAACCATTATCATGAAAAATGCCTAA
- a CDS encoding GlsB/YeaQ/YmgE family stress response membrane protein: protein MSFIWSLIVGGIIGWLAGLIVGRDIPGGIIGNIIAGFVGAWLGTLILGNWGPHVANFAIIPAVIGAAVLALLVGFIMRAFRKAG from the coding sequence ATGAGCTTTATTTGGTCGTTAATTGTTGGCGGTATAATAGGATGGTTAGCTGGGCTAATTGTTGGCAGAGATATTCCTGGCGGCATTATTGGTAATATCATTGCAGGGTTTGTAGGAGCATGGCTTGGAACATTAATATTGGGAAATTGGGGGCCTCACGTTGCTAATTTCGCCATCATTCCAGCCGTGATCGGTGCTGCCGTACTTGCTCTACTAGTAGGATTTATCATGCGGGCATTTAGAAAAGCCGGTTAA
- a CDS encoding RluA family pseudouridine synthase: protein MLNTIRKGEWLEIIIQEKWDGKTVEDIFRQEWEAPKKLTHIFRMDKKVRMDGQAVNWTVPLTAGKRLEIHLFEEEEFTIPPHYQEINILYEDDHVLVLNKPPFINTHPNDNEHDIHTLLNAVAFYMQAKGEIRNTRQVHRLDRDTTGAILFAKHALAGAILDRMLEKREIKRTYLAVVHGLLRQKKGTIKEPIGRDRHHPTRRRVSVSGQTAVTHYEVVKEDKTNKLTYVKCWLETGRTHQIRVHFSHIGHPLAGDLLYGGKPIADRQALHAAKLEFLHPFSEEEIICYAAFIDDPSFFVGIDVYTL, encoded by the coding sequence ATGCTGAATACAATTCGAAAGGGCGAATGGTTGGAAATCATCATCCAAGAGAAATGGGATGGAAAAACAGTCGAGGATATTTTTCGTCAGGAATGGGAAGCTCCCAAAAAATTGACTCACATATTCCGAATGGACAAAAAAGTACGTATGGATGGACAAGCCGTGAATTGGACAGTACCTCTTACGGCGGGTAAAAGGTTAGAAATCCACCTTTTTGAAGAAGAGGAATTTACGATCCCGCCTCATTATCAAGAAATTAACATACTATATGAAGATGATCATGTTCTTGTGCTGAATAAACCTCCCTTTATAAACACGCATCCTAATGACAATGAGCATGATATACATACACTTTTAAATGCCGTTGCATTTTATATGCAGGCAAAAGGAGAAATTAGGAACACTCGACAGGTACATCGGCTGGACCGTGATACAACAGGAGCTATACTTTTTGCTAAGCATGCATTAGCAGGGGCTATTTTAGACCGCATGCTTGAAAAAAGGGAAATTAAAAGAACCTATCTGGCAGTAGTTCATGGACTATTAAGGCAAAAAAAAGGGACCATAAAAGAACCAATTGGGCGTGACCGGCATCATCCCACCAGAAGAAGAGTATCCGTTTCCGGACAAACAGCTGTTACTCACTATGAAGTAGTAAAAGAAGACAAGACAAATAAATTAACCTATGTTAAATGCTGGCTTGAAACAGGCAGAACCCATCAAATCCGAGTGCATTTTAGTCATATCGGCCATCCACTGGCAGGGGATCTTTTATATGGTGGAAAACCAATTGCAGACAGACAGGCTCTTCATGCAGCTAAGCTCGAATTTCTGCATCCTTTTAGCGAAGAAGAAATTATATGTTATGCAGCTTTTATTGACGATCCTTCCTTTTTTGTAGGGATTGATGTTTATACACTTTAA